The following are from one region of the Stigmatella ashevillena genome:
- a CDS encoding N-formylglutamate amidohydrolase, giving the protein MADPSTDYWLAPSEPPSFTPHNLTGTSPCVLLCDHASNRVPQRLKALGLPASELERHIAWDIGARGVALQLSQLLDAPLLMSGYSRLVIDCNRPLSSPGSITGTSDGTLIPANQELTAQERAERAAVFFHPYHDAIRALLDQRQAEGRPTVLVSVHSFTGQFGGKSRPWHVGLAYHRDRSVGPALIEALRRDPMLCVGDNEPYAVDDASDYAIPVHGERRELPCALVEIRQDLLAHESGQHLWAGRLAEALRTVLPNILTPSSSRIAS; this is encoded by the coding sequence ATGGCCGACCCCTCCACCGACTACTGGCTGGCTCCAAGCGAGCCACCGTCCTTCACGCCGCACAACTTGACCGGCACTTCGCCCTGCGTGCTCTTGTGCGACCATGCAAGCAACCGTGTCCCTCAGCGGTTGAAGGCGCTGGGATTGCCTGCCTCCGAGTTGGAGCGGCACATTGCCTGGGACATTGGCGCGCGGGGAGTGGCGCTCCAGCTTTCCCAGCTGCTCGATGCGCCGCTGCTCATGAGCGGCTACTCCCGGTTGGTCATCGACTGCAACCGGCCCCTTTCGTCACCCGGCTCTATCACTGGAACCAGTGATGGCACGCTCATCCCGGCGAACCAGGAGCTGACGGCGCAAGAACGGGCTGAGCGCGCGGCCGTGTTCTTCCATCCCTACCATGACGCCATTCGGGCGCTGCTCGACCAGCGCCAGGCAGAGGGGCGCCCCACCGTGCTGGTCAGCGTCCACAGCTTCACCGGCCAATTCGGTGGAAAGAGCCGTCCCTGGCACGTGGGATTGGCCTACCACCGCGACCGGAGCGTCGGCCCCGCGCTCATCGAAGCGCTGCGCCGAGACCCCATGCTGTGCGTCGGCGACAACGAGCCCTATGCCGTCGACGACGCGTCCGACTACGCCATCCCGGTGCACGGAGAGCGCCGCGAGCTGCCTTGCGCCCTGGTCGAAATCCGCCAGGATCTTCTCGCCCATGAATCAGGCCAACACCTCTGGGCCGGGCGGCTCGCCGAAGCGCTCCGCACGGTCCTGCCCAACATCCTGACTCCCTCCTCATCGAGGATCGCCTCATGA
- a CDS encoding cysteine hydrolase family protein, giving the protein MTSERLPAIDAEGGAYRERPIEPRRTALLNIDMQNMEVAREIRQRARKPGTPESRKAEYYERVDQLVIPNQQRLQAAARKAGIEVMFTTIESLTLDGRDRSLDHKISRLHAPKGSWEGRVIDEVAPVGDEIIIPKTSSGIFNSTNIEYVLRNLGIEYLILYGVLTDQCVESAIRDAADRGFMVTQIEDCCASYTPGQHEHSIRAMKGHYCRTRSTDEMIAEMERLA; this is encoded by the coding sequence ATGACCTCCGAGCGCCTGCCAGCCATCGACGCCGAAGGTGGCGCCTACCGCGAGCGGCCCATCGAGCCAAGGCGTACGGCGCTGCTCAACATCGACATGCAGAACATGGAGGTGGCCCGGGAGATCCGCCAGCGTGCGCGCAAGCCGGGCACACCGGAAAGCCGCAAGGCGGAGTACTACGAACGCGTTGATCAGCTCGTCATCCCCAACCAGCAGCGCCTCCAGGCCGCAGCCCGGAAGGCCGGCATCGAGGTGATGTTCACCACAATCGAGAGCCTGACCCTCGATGGACGGGACCGGAGCCTCGACCACAAGATCTCCCGGCTGCATGCGCCCAAGGGCTCCTGGGAGGGCCGGGTCATCGATGAGGTCGCTCCGGTGGGCGACGAGATCATCATCCCCAAGACCTCCTCGGGCATCTTCAACTCCACCAACATCGAGTACGTGCTTCGAAACCTGGGGATCGAGTACCTGATCCTCTATGGCGTGCTGACCGACCAGTGCGTCGAGTCGGCCATCCGCGACGCCGCGGACCGAGGCTTCATGGTGACGCAGATCGAAGACTGCTGCGCCAGCTATACACCCGGGCAACACGAGCATTCGATCCGTGCCATGAAAGGCCACTACTGCCGCACCCGCAGCACGGATGAGATGATCGCGGAAATGGAGCGCCTGGCATGA
- a CDS encoding glutamine synthetase family protein — protein MSLINHVGSGEHLLMLACNDLSGTTRGRAVPMRERDAYLQKGVGWVPADQALTPFDVIANPNPWGSTGDLRLKPDRDAEVRVDLWPDTAPLQYALCDIVNTDGTAWDSCTRTYLRTALAELEAETGLKLLVAFEHEFTLVGQEPPGPAFSLRAFRSEERLGNLIMAALEQAQQEPEMFLPEYGAGQFEVLCKPASALAAADRAVFVRDICREVAARLGKRITFSPKLTPQGVGNGVHIHFSLWDREKRPVTYDPKGPGGLSLMAGRFAAGVLAHLPALCALTAPSVVSYLRLMPHHWSSAYTCLGHRNREAALRICPVEDRPGADVSRQFNLEYRPADATACPYIALGALVRAGLDGIRRELAVPPLVNGDPSEMSEAERERVGAHRLPSSLPEALSALEADATMRGGFSNDLLSCYLSLKRTEMKVLDGLDAAAACRRYAECY, from the coding sequence ATGAGCCTGATCAACCACGTGGGGAGTGGTGAGCATCTGCTCATGCTCGCCTGCAATGACCTCAGCGGAACAACCCGGGGCCGGGCGGTCCCGATGCGCGAGCGCGACGCCTACCTCCAGAAGGGCGTTGGCTGGGTGCCCGCGGACCAGGCACTCACCCCATTCGACGTGATCGCCAACCCGAATCCCTGGGGCTCGACGGGTGACCTGCGCCTCAAACCAGACCGCGACGCCGAGGTGCGGGTCGACCTGTGGCCGGACACGGCCCCGCTTCAATACGCCTTGTGCGACATCGTCAACACGGATGGCACTGCCTGGGACTCGTGCACGCGAACCTACTTGCGCACGGCCCTCGCGGAGCTGGAGGCGGAAACAGGGCTCAAGCTCCTGGTCGCCTTCGAGCATGAGTTCACGCTGGTGGGCCAGGAACCGCCCGGCCCGGCCTTCTCACTGCGCGCGTTCCGGTCGGAAGAGCGGCTGGGCAACCTGATCATGGCAGCCCTCGAGCAGGCCCAGCAGGAGCCCGAGATGTTCCTGCCCGAGTACGGGGCGGGACAGTTCGAAGTGCTGTGCAAGCCAGCGTCCGCCCTGGCGGCGGCGGACCGGGCCGTCTTCGTGCGCGACATCTGCCGCGAGGTCGCCGCCCGGCTCGGCAAGCGCATCACCTTCTCCCCGAAGCTCACCCCTCAAGGCGTGGGCAACGGCGTGCACATCCACTTCAGCCTGTGGGATCGCGAGAAGCGCCCGGTGACCTACGATCCCAAGGGGCCTGGCGGGCTGAGCCTGATGGCGGGACGCTTCGCCGCCGGGGTGCTGGCGCACCTGCCAGCGCTGTGCGCGCTGACCGCGCCCAGCGTCGTCTCCTACCTTCGCCTGATGCCCCACCACTGGAGCTCGGCGTACACCTGCCTCGGCCATCGCAACCGCGAGGCCGCGCTGCGCATCTGCCCCGTGGAGGATCGCCCAGGTGCGGACGTCTCCCGCCAGTTCAACTTGGAGTACCGGCCCGCGGATGCGACGGCCTGCCCCTACATCGCGCTGGGCGCCCTGGTGCGAGCCGGACTGGACGGGATTCGCCGCGAGTTGGCGGTGCCACCGCTCGTCAACGGCGACCCCTCGGAGATGAGCGAGGCCGAGCGCGAGCGCGTTGGCGCCCACCGGTTGCCCTCCTCCCTGCCCGAGGCGCTCTCCGCCCTCGAAGCAGACGCGACGATGCGCGGCGGGTTCTCCAACGATCTGCTCTCCTGCTACCTGTCGCTCAAGCGCACGGAGATGAAGGTGCTCGATGGGCTGGACGCGGCCGCAGCCTGCCGCCGCTACGCCGAGTGCTACTGA
- a CDS encoding alpha-2-macroglobulin family protein: MSMLHRVLAWLPLLLLATLMASAPARAQDKAPSSWEAIEQLIQEQDLKAAEQGIDARLAQAVARGDEDEWARALIRKVQLRMQLDSPETAVRYLREQPWPKGLLPRAALQLFYAQSLVFYAEVARWELADRERVESLVPVDLKQWTRAQIITEAHRALADVWRERERLGNTPVRVLAEYIEPSDYPEGIRSTLRDAVAYLWVDLLSNTSTGRPEQLQELSSLDLGALLAGTPTVELTDPAVHRLSKTVAILGDLEAWHRNADRREAELEARLVRYQRLHEAFSQEEDRTRIRQHLAAHLEGFRAVPWWAMGQGLLAELEREAEHQVRAHHLAKEGVAAYPKSLGGKRCATLIAELEAPEYSLGGMRSDGPLRRSIEVMHRNVPVLFFRAYPYELEKRLARLDGDELLPDGDELTRLISRQKPTVSWTTELPATPDFQHHRTFVTPPLSQPGLYLIVASMRSDFGETDNRVEGMFLTVTPYTLIARSDQENRIELRVVDGKEGRPASGVEARLFLWDFERGLREMQHTRTDSQGEATFIGLQGATYRRFLVVVGRGRNALLLQDPMTSSGRGTGESEGNPSGTTRALIYTDRSAYRPLQKILWKVVAFRGDDERSRYQTRANLPVTVSLFDPNGQVAGKQKVRTNAFGSAAGEFSIPAGRLLGRWRISTDIWGWADVRVEEYKRPTFEVKLKDPSAALRLNRTATFRGEARYHFGFPVTNGSVRWRVSREPVGLEGWGWHQGSSVPPEEPPLVATGTSPLKEDGSFEVSFTPDADEREAKLSAVTWRYRVEADVKAEGGETRSVSRAFRLGFVAVEVRLEADRGFFSEGAPAEFRLLRSNLDGAPQPGKGNWRLVELQQPAQPVLPADEPILLPPGERGGEERMPTPGDALRPRWVEEAFSPEATLSRWMEGAEQAKGTVEHDAEGLVRLKLPVLKPGAYRLLYETVDAFGQKFTTAREFLVAGASAPIALPAVLILERKTVKVGDTARLLAFSGFEGQTLFLEVYQGTKRIQRRQLTRGKDPAVIEMPVTEALRGGFTVSLVGVRDYQLLRFVQPVSVPFDNKELSIEFTSFRDRLRPGEKETWRVTVRGPKGGPVEAGAAELLAYMYDQALDLFAPHEPLLGTMFYGDELSEVELLSSLGAETARQVRGEGLGVSGWFYPKGDRLLFLENNNMGGPGGWVRRVLEQKRREIIQVIKGSSANALPQPVPPSAPVRSDFAETAFWIPQLLTEQDGSATLEFTVPDSVTAWSAWVHAVTRDMKGGSLQRTARSVKELMVRPYVPRFLREGDKAVLEVVVNNASERRQEGTLTLDILDPETEKSVLSRFGVANASQPFTVEPGRGITLRFPLSTPAQLETVAVRVTARAGPLGDGELRPMPVLPGRLHLSQSRFVTLRDKDRKELTFDDLRRNDDPTRINGQLTVTVDAQLFSSVLQALPYLVDYPYECTEQTLNRFVSTGIVSSLYGQYPAVAKMAKAMSERATRLGVWDSADPNRHLALEETPWLQEAKGGPEAESGLLKVLDPAVAKAQRQLSLTKLAEAQTVGGGFPWWPGGPPSPFMTLYIAHGLARAAEYQVEFPKELTQGAWRYLARYFREESVNKQMEEDQGWEFLTFLNYVASSYPDASYMGDALSADERKRILDFSFKHWKEHSPYLKGYLALTLKRAGRVKDAERVWESVMGSAKTSPELGTFWAPEDRSWLWYNDTTETQAFALRTLTELKPKDPRREGLVQWLLLDKKLNHWKSTRATAEALYALVGYLRQEGALGIREEAKVTVGDKTVEFVFAPDTYTGKKNQVLIPGAEVDPVKSSTVVVEKSAKGFAFASATWQFSTERLPVEERGDFFQVSRRYFLRKREGTEATLRPLAEGAKLVPGDEVEVHLSLRTKHASEYVHLKDPRAAGLEPEGGVSRHKQDLGIAWYEETRDSGTNFFFEWLPVGEYTFKYRLRANMAGTFRVGPATVQSLYAPEFTAYSTGAVLTVDSAR; this comes from the coding sequence ATGTCCATGCTCCACCGAGTGCTGGCCTGGCTCCCGCTGCTTCTTCTCGCGACGCTGATGGCCTCTGCGCCTGCTCGTGCGCAGGACAAGGCGCCGTCTTCATGGGAGGCAATCGAACAGCTCATTCAGGAGCAAGATCTCAAGGCCGCTGAACAGGGCATTGATGCACGGCTCGCCCAAGCCGTGGCGAGAGGTGACGAAGACGAGTGGGCGCGCGCCCTCATCCGCAAAGTGCAGCTTCGCATGCAGCTCGATTCACCCGAGACGGCGGTGCGCTACCTGCGCGAGCAGCCTTGGCCGAAGGGACTTCTGCCCCGCGCCGCATTGCAGCTCTTCTACGCCCAGTCGCTCGTTTTCTACGCGGAAGTGGCCCGGTGGGAGCTGGCCGACCGCGAGCGGGTTGAGTCCTTGGTGCCCGTAGACCTCAAGCAGTGGACGCGGGCGCAGATCATCACCGAGGCCCATCGTGCCCTTGCCGACGTGTGGAGGGAGCGCGAGCGGCTGGGCAACACGCCCGTCAGGGTACTTGCCGAGTACATTGAGCCCAGTGACTACCCTGAGGGCATCCGCAGCACGCTGCGGGACGCGGTGGCGTACTTATGGGTGGATCTGTTGTCGAACACCTCGACGGGGCGCCCGGAGCAATTGCAAGAGCTGTCCTCGCTGGATCTGGGCGCGCTGCTTGCGGGAACGCCCACGGTGGAACTGACAGATCCGGCGGTCCACCGGCTGAGCAAGACGGTCGCCATCCTCGGGGACCTGGAGGCGTGGCATCGGAACGCCGACCGTCGAGAGGCGGAGTTGGAGGCCCGGCTGGTGCGCTACCAACGGCTCCACGAGGCCTTCTCGCAAGAGGAGGATCGAACGCGCATCCGCCAGCACTTGGCTGCGCACCTGGAAGGCTTTCGCGCAGTGCCCTGGTGGGCAATGGGTCAGGGGCTGCTGGCGGAGCTGGAGCGGGAGGCGGAGCATCAGGTGCGCGCACACCATCTCGCGAAGGAGGGAGTTGCGGCGTACCCGAAGAGCTTGGGCGGTAAACGCTGTGCCACGTTGATCGCCGAGTTGGAGGCACCCGAGTACAGCCTCGGGGGCATGCGCTCGGATGGCCCTCTGCGGCGCTCGATCGAGGTGATGCACCGGAACGTGCCTGTGCTCTTCTTCCGCGCGTATCCCTATGAGCTTGAGAAGAGGCTCGCCAGGCTGGACGGCGATGAGTTGCTGCCTGACGGAGACGAGCTGACGCGGCTGATCAGCAGGCAGAAGCCGACGGTCTCCTGGACGACGGAGCTGCCAGCGACGCCGGACTTCCAACACCACCGTACCTTCGTTACGCCTCCGCTCTCTCAGCCAGGCCTCTACCTCATCGTCGCTTCCATGCGGAGTGACTTTGGAGAGACGGACAACCGGGTGGAGGGCATGTTCCTGACGGTGACGCCCTACACACTCATCGCACGAAGCGATCAGGAAAACCGGATCGAGCTTCGCGTGGTGGATGGAAAGGAGGGGCGACCTGCTTCGGGCGTGGAGGCCCGTCTCTTCCTCTGGGATTTCGAGCGCGGCCTCCGCGAAATGCAGCACACACGGACGGATTCCCAGGGCGAGGCGACGTTCATTGGCTTGCAGGGCGCGACTTACCGGAGGTTCCTTGTCGTCGTGGGACGGGGACGGAATGCCCTGTTGCTCCAGGACCCGATGACGTCCTCCGGGCGTGGCACGGGCGAATCCGAGGGGAACCCCTCAGGAACGACCCGGGCGCTCATCTATACGGACCGGAGCGCTTACCGGCCGCTCCAGAAAATCTTGTGGAAGGTGGTGGCCTTCCGAGGTGACGACGAGCGGTCGCGCTACCAGACCCGAGCGAACCTCCCGGTCACGGTGTCCCTCTTTGATCCCAACGGCCAGGTCGCCGGGAAGCAGAAAGTCCGCACCAACGCCTTCGGCTCTGCTGCGGGCGAGTTCAGTATTCCCGCAGGCCGATTGCTCGGCCGCTGGCGCATTTCCACCGACATCTGGGGCTGGGCGGACGTGCGAGTGGAAGAGTACAAGCGGCCCACCTTCGAGGTGAAGCTGAAGGACCCGAGCGCTGCGCTGAGGCTCAACCGGACAGCCACATTCCGCGGAGAGGCCCGCTATCACTTTGGGTTTCCGGTGACGAACGGTTCCGTGCGTTGGCGTGTGTCCCGTGAACCGGTAGGGCTGGAGGGGTGGGGATGGCACCAGGGGTCGAGTGTCCCTCCGGAAGAACCCCCGCTCGTGGCAACCGGCACCTCTCCGCTGAAAGAGGACGGCTCCTTTGAGGTCTCCTTTACTCCCGATGCCGATGAGCGCGAGGCGAAGCTGTCTGCAGTCACTTGGCGCTACCGGGTGGAAGCGGATGTGAAGGCCGAGGGCGGGGAGACTCGCTCGGTGAGCCGGGCCTTCCGGCTGGGCTTCGTCGCAGTGGAGGTTCGCCTGGAGGCAGACAGAGGCTTCTTCTCCGAGGGCGCGCCTGCGGAGTTCCGGCTGCTGCGCTCCAATCTGGATGGTGCACCCCAGCCAGGAAAAGGGAACTGGCGGCTCGTGGAGCTTCAGCAGCCTGCGCAGCCAGTGCTTCCCGCGGATGAGCCCATCCTCCTGCCTCCGGGTGAGCGGGGAGGGGAGGAGCGCATGCCCACGCCCGGTGATGCGCTTCGGCCTCGATGGGTCGAAGAGGCGTTCTCACCCGAGGCGACCCTGAGCCGCTGGATGGAGGGCGCGGAGCAGGCGAAGGGGACGGTGGAGCACGATGCCGAGGGTCTGGTCCGGCTGAAGCTCCCGGTATTGAAGCCGGGCGCCTACCGCCTCCTGTACGAGACGGTGGATGCTTTCGGTCAGAAGTTCACCACCGCGCGTGAGTTCCTCGTGGCGGGTGCGAGCGCCCCCATCGCGCTGCCTGCGGTGCTGATACTCGAGCGGAAAACGGTGAAAGTGGGGGACACGGCGCGGCTGCTCGCGTTCTCTGGCTTCGAGGGGCAGACGCTGTTCCTGGAGGTGTACCAGGGGACAAAGCGGATCCAGAGGCGCCAGCTCACGCGCGGGAAGGACCCCGCAGTCATCGAAATGCCTGTGACAGAGGCGTTGCGAGGTGGCTTCACGGTCTCGCTGGTGGGTGTGCGGGACTACCAACTCCTGCGCTTCGTGCAGCCGGTGTCCGTCCCGTTCGATAACAAGGAACTCAGCATTGAGTTCACGTCCTTCCGGGATCGGCTGCGTCCAGGCGAGAAGGAGACATGGCGCGTGACGGTGCGTGGGCCGAAGGGGGGCCCGGTGGAGGCGGGGGCCGCCGAACTGCTCGCGTACATGTATGATCAGGCGTTGGATCTCTTCGCACCCCATGAGCCGCTCTTGGGGACCATGTTCTACGGAGATGAGCTGTCCGAAGTGGAATTGCTCTCCTCTCTGGGGGCCGAGACAGCCCGACAGGTTCGCGGTGAGGGACTGGGGGTGTCTGGGTGGTTCTACCCCAAAGGGGATCGCCTCCTCTTCCTGGAAAATAACAACATGGGAGGGCCAGGGGGATGGGTCAGGCGGGTTCTGGAACAGAAAAGGAGGGAGATCATCCAGGTGATCAAGGGCTCGTCGGCGAATGCCCTCCCGCAGCCGGTTCCTCCTTCGGCACCGGTGCGCTCGGACTTCGCGGAGACAGCCTTCTGGATTCCGCAGCTTTTGACGGAGCAGGACGGCTCGGCGACGTTGGAGTTCACGGTGCCGGACTCGGTGACGGCGTGGAGCGCCTGGGTGCACGCGGTGACGCGGGACATGAAGGGCGGGTCGCTGCAGCGTACCGCGCGCAGCGTGAAGGAGCTGATGGTGCGGCCCTACGTCCCACGTTTCCTGCGGGAGGGTGACAAGGCCGTGCTGGAGGTGGTGGTCAACAACGCCAGTGAGAGGAGGCAGGAGGGCACGCTCACGCTGGACATTCTGGATCCCGAGACGGAGAAGAGTGTGCTCTCCCGTTTCGGTGTCGCGAACGCCAGCCAGCCCTTCACCGTCGAACCTGGGAGGGGAATCACGTTGCGCTTCCCACTCTCGACGCCGGCGCAACTGGAGACGGTGGCGGTGCGTGTCACTGCGCGTGCTGGACCCCTCGGTGATGGGGAACTGCGCCCGATGCCTGTGCTCCCCGGCCGCCTCCATCTGTCGCAGTCGCGCTTCGTGACGCTGCGAGACAAAGATCGCAAGGAGCTGACCTTCGACGATTTGCGGCGCAACGACGACCCGACCCGGATCAACGGCCAGCTGACCGTGACCGTGGACGCGCAGCTCTTCTCCTCGGTGCTCCAAGCGCTGCCGTACCTGGTGGACTACCCCTATGAGTGCACCGAGCAGACCCTCAATCGCTTTGTCTCCACGGGCATTGTCTCAAGCCTTTATGGGCAGTACCCGGCGGTGGCGAAGATGGCCAAGGCGATGAGTGAGCGTGCCACCCGCTTGGGTGTGTGGGATTCAGCGGATCCGAATCGGCACCTGGCGTTGGAAGAGACGCCCTGGCTTCAAGAGGCGAAAGGCGGGCCAGAGGCCGAGAGCGGTTTGTTGAAGGTGCTGGATCCGGCTGTGGCGAAGGCTCAGCGCCAGCTCTCGCTCACGAAGCTGGCCGAAGCACAGACCGTGGGCGGTGGCTTCCCGTGGTGGCCGGGAGGCCCGCCGTCCCCGTTCATGACGCTCTACATTGCCCACGGACTGGCGAGAGCCGCGGAATACCAAGTGGAATTCCCCAAGGAGCTGACCCAGGGCGCGTGGCGCTACCTGGCGCGGTACTTCCGCGAAGAATCCGTGAACAAGCAGATGGAAGAAGACCAGGGCTGGGAGTTCCTCACCTTCCTCAACTACGTGGCCTCCAGCTATCCGGACGCGAGCTACATGGGGGACGCACTCTCTGCGGACGAGCGCAAGCGCATCCTCGACTTCTCCTTCAAGCACTGGAAGGAGCACTCACCGTACCTGAAGGGCTATCTGGCATTGACGCTCAAGCGTGCGGGGCGGGTGAAGGATGCGGAGCGGGTATGGGAGAGCGTGATGGGCTCGGCGAAGACGAGCCCGGAACTGGGCACATTCTGGGCTCCCGAGGACCGGAGCTGGCTTTGGTACAACGACACCACCGAGACGCAGGCCTTCGCGCTGCGCACACTCACGGAGCTGAAGCCGAAGGATCCCCGCAGGGAAGGGCTTGTCCAGTGGCTGCTGTTGGACAAGAAGCTCAACCACTGGAAGTCCACGCGGGCCACGGCGGAGGCCCTCTACGCGCTGGTGGGGTACCTGCGGCAAGAGGGGGCACTGGGCATCCGCGAGGAGGCCAAGGTGACGGTGGGAGACAAGACGGTGGAGTTCGTCTTCGCACCGGACACGTACACGGGGAAGAAGAACCAGGTGCTGATCCCAGGGGCAGAGGTGGATCCCGTGAAGAGCAGTACGGTGGTGGTGGAGAAGTCGGCGAAGGGATTCGCGTTCGCCTCGGCGACGTGGCAATTCTCGACGGAGAGGCTTCCGGTCGAGGAGCGCGGGGACTTCTTCCAGGTGTCTCGCCGCTATTTCCTGCGCAAGCGCGAGGGCACGGAGGCGACGCTGCGGCCTCTGGCGGAGGGCGCGAAGTTGGTACCGGGAGACGAGGTGGAGGTGCATCTCTCGCTGCGGACGAAGCACGCGTCCGAGTACGTGCACCTGAAGGATCCGCGCGCGGCGGGGCTGGAGCCAGAGGGCGGGGTGTCCCGGCACAAGCAGGACCTGGGGATCGCCTGGTATGAGGAGACGCGGGACTCGGGAACGAACTTCTTCTTCGAGTGGCTGCCGGTGGGCGAGTACACCTTCAAGTACCGGCTCCGGGCGAACATGGCGGGCACGTTCCGGGTGGGGCCTGCGACGGTGCAGTCCCTGTATGCGCCCGAGTTCACCGCCTACTCGACGGGAGCGGTGCTCACCGTGGACAGCGCCCGGTGA
- a CDS encoding DUF4832 domain-containing protein, whose protein sequence is MQLAAGAMLHLLLLSPIAHAAISGVVLSNDATHVTYEFQYSGAPAYQRAYIDVDRNAATGFAQQGLGADYLLENGTLYKHLGGGWSWQSVATVTHLSTGGISRWTVARADLGETASPNDADLVFQVESPLETSAKTTHVYSGSPSSGTTAWYASSSATFANPERGFYHHTGDCDKSDFVASTLKGYRETQKITQVLCIFYLAEFKNSPISQAQLDRFQRQANTVRSAGLKMIVRFAYTTSTTGDDAPLSRVTAHLDQLAPYLSAHSDVISVVQTGLIGAWGEWYYTQKFGNAGVVSQADWNNRKAVVDKLLGVLPSSRMVQLRTPKFKRTLYSTSALASAQAFNGSAVARIGHHNDCFLASPDDWGTYENTSVEYPYLAAETNYLPMGGETCNVNPPRSDCASALSEMGLFHYSYLNADYHSSVLSGWASGGCRPEIDRRLGYRFSLVSGTFPATASRGGVLPLDITLRNEGWAAPFNPRSAELVLRNTATGATYRLPLSADPRRWAPGTSVRINENVTVPAGLAAGNYALLLNLPDPAPALNTRPEYAIQFANADVWEASTGFNTLQRNVTVQ, encoded by the coding sequence ATGCAACTTGCCGCAGGGGCGATGCTGCATCTCCTGCTGCTCTCACCCATCGCCCATGCGGCCATTTCCGGGGTGGTGCTGAGCAACGATGCCACCCACGTCACCTATGAGTTCCAGTACAGCGGGGCTCCTGCTTACCAGCGCGCGTACATCGACGTGGACCGGAATGCGGCAACCGGCTTTGCGCAGCAAGGCCTCGGGGCGGACTACCTGCTCGAGAACGGCACGCTCTACAAGCATCTGGGAGGAGGCTGGAGCTGGCAGTCCGTCGCGACGGTGACGCACTTGAGCACAGGAGGCATTTCCCGCTGGACGGTGGCTCGGGCGGACCTGGGCGAAACCGCGTCCCCGAACGACGCGGACCTCGTCTTCCAGGTGGAGTCGCCCCTGGAGACGTCCGCCAAGACCACCCACGTTTACAGTGGGAGCCCATCGTCTGGCACGACGGCTTGGTACGCGTCGAGCAGCGCCACGTTCGCCAATCCAGAGCGCGGTTTCTACCACCACACGGGAGACTGCGACAAAAGCGACTTCGTCGCCTCCACGCTGAAGGGCTACCGCGAGACCCAGAAGATCACCCAGGTGCTCTGCATCTTCTACCTCGCGGAGTTCAAGAACAGCCCCATCAGCCAGGCCCAGTTGGACCGTTTCCAGCGGCAGGCGAACACCGTCCGGTCCGCGGGACTCAAGATGATCGTCCGCTTCGCCTACACCACCTCGACCACCGGAGATGATGCGCCCCTGAGCCGGGTTACCGCGCACCTGGATCAACTGGCGCCCTACCTGAGTGCCCACAGTGATGTCATCTCCGTGGTGCAGACGGGGCTCATTGGCGCATGGGGCGAGTGGTATTACACGCAGAAGTTCGGGAACGCGGGGGTGGTGTCGCAGGCCGATTGGAACAACCGCAAGGCGGTGGTGGACAAGCTGCTCGGGGTTCTTCCCTCTTCCCGAATGGTTCAGCTCCGGACCCCCAAGTTCAAGCGCACCCTGTACAGCACGTCGGCGCTCGCCTCTGCTCAGGCGTTCAATGGCTCCGCGGTGGCTCGGATCGGACACCACAATGACTGCTTCCTGGCCAGCCCGGATGACTGGGGGACTTATGAGAACACGTCCGTGGAGTACCCCTATCTGGCGGCGGAGACGAACTACCTGCCCATGGGCGGCGAGACCTGCAATGTCAATCCACCCCGCTCGGACTGCGCCTCGGCATTGAGCGAGATGGGCTTGTTCCACTACTCCTATCTGAACGCGGACTACCATTCCTCGGTCCTCAGCGGCTGGGCGAGTGGCGGGTGCAGGCCCGAGATCGACCGTCGGCTCGGGTACAGGTTCTCCCTCGTGTCGGGCACCTTTCCCGCGACCGCCAGCCGGGGCGGGGTCCTCCCCTTGGACATCACGCTCAGGAACGAGGGGTGGGCCGCTCCCTTCAATCCCCGGTCGGCGGAGCTGGTTCTGCGCAATACCGCGACTGGCGCCACTTACCGCCTGCCCCTGTCCGCGGATCCACGCCGGTGGGCACCCGGGACGAGTGTGCGGATCAACGAGAACGTCACCGTCCCAGCGGGCCTGGCCGCGGGAAACTATGCCCTGCTGCTGAATCTCCCGGATCCGGCGCCTGCGCTGAACACGCGGCCGGAATACGCCATCCAGTTCGCCAACGCGGATGTCTGGGAGGCCAGCACGGGGTTCAACACCCTTCAGCGCAACGTGACTGTGCAGTAA
- a CDS encoding VOC family protein yields the protein MNHLALVACDVPGMERFYRDYFGFQPGWGPGFLLDDRGFLLSIEQVEVPPEIPPWLHHGFHLASRSELLALHERMRENGVPIVDAVKEQGTTVVFFCRDPGGYLVEVRARAAP from the coding sequence ATGAATCACCTTGCCCTTGTGGCGTGTGATGTCCCAGGGATGGAGCGGTTCTACCGGGACTACTTCGGCTTCCAGCCGGGCTGGGGGCCGGGTTTCTTGCTCGATGACCGGGGCTTCCTCCTGTCGATCGAACAGGTGGAAGTCCCTCCCGAGATTCCTCCGTGGCTGCACCATGGCTTCCACCTTGCCTCGCGCTCCGAACTCCTCGCGCTCCACGAGCGCATGCGGGAGAACGGCGTGCCCATCGTTGATGCGGTGAAAGAGCAGGGCACCACGGTGGTGTTCTTCTGCCGTGACCCCGGAGGGTACCTCGTCGAGGTGCGCGCGCGGGCCGCTCCATAG